From Mucilaginibacter gotjawali:
TATTAAAGTTGATGCCGAATTTAATGCTGACGCTTCGCAATTGGTGGCGCTTATAATGGATGTAAATTCTTCCCCTGCCTGGGTTTACCATACCAAATCAGCTGCCATAATCAAACAGGTATCGCCCTCTGAGCTTTATTACTACTCGGAAGTTAACCTGCCATGGCCGGCAACCAACCGCGATTTTGTTGCGCATTTAACCGTCAATCAAAATCCTGATACCAGGGTGATCACTATTGATGGCCCGGCAGTATCCGGAATGGTTCCCGTAAAGCAAGGCATTGTCAGAATTGAACATTCTGTTGGCAAATGGGTTATCACACCCGCAGGGCCCGATAAAATTAAGGTAGAATACACCATACACGTAGATCCTGCAGGCT
This genomic window contains:
- a CDS encoding START domain-containing protein, translated to MYADKFTYPVLKVIIASLLLIFNINPLFAQGDWQLRSDKEGIRIYTSAVPDSKVKAIKVDAEFNADASQLVALIMDVNSSPAWVYHTKSAAIIKQVSPSELYYYSEVNLPWPATNRDFVAHLTVNQNPDTRVITIDGPAVSGMVPVKQGIVRIEHSVGKWVITPAGPDKIKVEYTIHVDPAGSLPSWLVNMFATEGPIKIFKGIRSQLQKTVYRNTQLAFVVN